One part of the Futiania mangrovi genome encodes these proteins:
- a CDS encoding TRAP transporter small permease subunit: MSFLEGFARTIDRMNESIGATVAWLALPMVLLQFLVVLLRYVFGYGHVAMQESIVYLHAAGFMLGAAAVLLRGGHVRVDIFYAARSMRGKAMTDLFGALFFLAPMAVLILDVSLPIAIQSWSILEGSKETSGIQAVFLLKSLPVAFAALILLQGLSMAARAALVLTGQLDTHLSPAARKEEAVQ; the protein is encoded by the coding sequence ATGAGCTTTCTCGAAGGTTTCGCGCGCACGATCGACCGGATGAATGAATCGATCGGCGCGACGGTGGCGTGGCTCGCGCTACCCATGGTGCTCTTGCAGTTTCTCGTCGTTCTCCTGCGCTACGTGTTCGGCTACGGCCACGTGGCCATGCAGGAGAGCATCGTCTACCTGCACGCGGCAGGGTTCATGCTCGGCGCAGCGGCGGTGCTGCTGCGCGGCGGCCATGTCCGCGTCGACATCTTCTACGCAGCACGCTCGATGCGCGGCAAGGCGATGACCGACCTGTTCGGGGCGCTGTTCTTCCTCGCCCCGATGGCCGTGCTGATCCTCGACGTGTCCCTGCCGATCGCGATCCAGTCCTGGTCGATCCTCGAGGGTTCGAAGGAGACGAGCGGCATCCAGGCGGTCTTCCTGCTGAAAAGCCTTCCGGTCGCATTCGCGGCTCTGATCCTGCTTCAGGGACTGTCGATGGCGGCACGTGCGGCACTCGTCCTGACCGGCCAGCTCGACACGCAC
- a CDS encoding TRAP transporter substrate-binding protein produces MDRRSFIKGAGVATAAAAATTFAAPAIAQGVRELKMVTTWPKNFPGLGTGAQRIADNITKATDGRIKVTLYAAGELVPPFESFDAVQSGAADMYHAADYYWQGKSKAYNFCCTVPSGLLPAEMDAWMHHMGGSQVRDELGEQFNMKHFSAGNTGSQMGGWFAKEINTLEDLKGLKIRMPGFGGEVMRRLGATAVNLPGGEIFPSLQSGAIDATEWVGPWNDLAFGFYKVVKFYYYPGFHEPGPTLGVGMNKGVWDSLSDSDKAVVEAVCMAENNYSLAEFNANNGRALDELINKHGVQLRKFSDELFTAFFKTSQEVVAESAEGDAITKKMFESYQAAYKSLRGWTQLSDQPYANLRDKAMDM; encoded by the coding sequence ATGGATCGTCGCTCATTCATCAAGGGCGCGGGCGTCGCGACGGCTGCTGCTGCAGCCACGACGTTCGCCGCCCCCGCGATCGCGCAAGGCGTGCGCGAACTCAAGATGGTCACCACCTGGCCGAAGAACTTCCCTGGCCTTGGCACCGGCGCCCAGCGCATCGCTGACAACATCACCAAGGCCACCGACGGCCGCATCAAGGTCACGCTCTACGCAGCCGGCGAACTGGTTCCGCCGTTCGAGAGCTTCGACGCGGTGCAGTCCGGCGCGGCCGACATGTACCATGCCGCCGACTACTACTGGCAGGGCAAGTCCAAGGCTTACAACTTCTGCTGCACGGTCCCCAGCGGGCTGCTGCCGGCGGAGATGGACGCCTGGATGCACCACATGGGCGGCTCCCAGGTCCGCGACGAGCTGGGCGAGCAGTTCAACATGAAGCACTTCTCGGCCGGCAACACCGGTTCGCAGATGGGCGGCTGGTTCGCCAAGGAGATCAACACGCTCGAAGACCTCAAGGGTCTGAAGATCCGGATGCCGGGCTTCGGCGGCGAGGTGATGCGGCGCCTGGGCGCGACCGCCGTCAACCTGCCGGGCGGCGAGATCTTCCCGTCGCTGCAGTCGGGCGCCATCGACGCGACCGAGTGGGTGGGGCCGTGGAACGACCTGGCCTTCGGCTTCTACAAGGTCGTGAAGTTCTACTACTACCCGGGCTTCCACGAGCCGGGGCCGACCCTGGGCGTGGGCATGAACAAGGGCGTGTGGGACAGCCTGTCCGACAGCGACAAGGCCGTTGTGGAGGCCGTCTGCATGGCCGAGAACAACTACTCGCTGGCGGAGTTCAACGCCAACAACGGCCGCGCGCTCGACGAGCTGATCAACAAGCACGGCGTGCAGCTTCGGAAGTTCTCCGACGAGCTCTTCACGGCATTCTTCAAGACGTCCCAGGAGGTCGTCGCTGAGTCGGCCGAGGGTGACGCAATCACCAAGAAGATGTTCGAGAGCTACCAGGCGGCGTACAAGTCGCTGCGTGGCTGGACCCAGCTGTCCGACCAGCCTTACGCGAACCTGCGCGACAAGGCGATGGACATGTAA
- a CDS encoding YcjX family GTP-binding protein yields the protein MALGRLADDALDVLSRIETGGLFERTLRIGVTGLSRSGKTVFVTSLVHNLLQRARLQQLRLVAEGRFEVAILRPQPDPEVARFAFEAHRDALLGADPHWPEGTRRISQLRLSIRYRPTGLLARAVGGSSVLNLDIVDYPGEWLLDLPLLRLSFADWSAKVLAQAERGARAQLSADWRAALGRTDPDTPADEETAQRLAGLFTAYLRAARGSQANLSELSPGRFLLPGEMEGSPALTFCPLPPGEGPGRRGSLRAAMEERYRAYVRHVVQPFYTRHFARLDRQIVLMDLMSALNAGEEAWRDLETAMDDIMESFRPGPDSWLRRLIGGRVTRLLFAATKADQLHHSQHAALEGLMAGLVRRASDRAAFAGAGIGTMAIAGVRATTETTVREGGEPLACVEGTPAGAAERAAVFPGHLPDRIEDLFPPGMAQGERYHFVSFAPPRVREPERGLPHIRVDRALDWLIGEAAS from the coding sequence GTGGCATTGGGACGGCTTGCCGACGACGCGCTGGATGTGCTGTCGCGGATCGAAACGGGCGGATTGTTCGAGCGGACGCTGCGCATCGGCGTGACCGGGCTGTCGCGGTCCGGCAAGACGGTTTTCGTGACCTCGCTCGTGCACAACCTGCTGCAGCGGGCGCGGCTGCAGCAGTTGCGTCTCGTGGCGGAAGGCCGGTTCGAGGTTGCGATCCTGCGTCCCCAGCCGGATCCGGAGGTGGCCCGCTTTGCGTTCGAGGCGCACCGCGACGCGCTGCTGGGCGCCGATCCGCACTGGCCGGAGGGCACGCGCCGGATCAGCCAGCTGCGGCTCTCGATCCGCTACCGCCCGACGGGGCTGCTGGCGCGCGCCGTCGGCGGCAGTTCGGTGCTGAACCTCGACATCGTCGATTATCCGGGCGAGTGGCTGCTCGACCTTCCGCTCCTGCGGCTCTCCTTTGCCGACTGGTCGGCGAAGGTGCTGGCGCAGGCGGAGCGTGGCGCGCGGGCCCAGCTTTCCGCGGACTGGCGCGCGGCGCTCGGCCGGACCGATCCCGACACACCTGCCGACGAGGAGACCGCGCAGCGGCTGGCCGGTCTCTTCACCGCCTATCTGCGGGCCGCGCGCGGGTCGCAGGCGAATCTCTCGGAGCTTTCGCCCGGGCGGTTCCTGCTGCCGGGAGAGATGGAGGGGAGCCCCGCGCTGACCTTCTGCCCGCTGCCCCCGGGCGAGGGGCCGGGCAGGCGCGGCAGCCTGCGCGCAGCCATGGAGGAACGCTACCGCGCCTATGTCCGCCACGTGGTCCAACCGTTCTACACCCGGCATTTCGCGCGGCTCGACCGGCAGATCGTGCTGATGGACCTGATGAGCGCGCTCAACGCGGGCGAGGAGGCATGGCGCGACCTGGAAACCGCGATGGACGACATCATGGAGAGCTTCCGGCCCGGTCCCGACAGCTGGCTGCGCCGCCTGATCGGCGGGCGCGTCACGCGCCTCCTGTTCGCCGCGACCAAGGCCGACCAGTTGCACCACTCCCAGCACGCAGCCCTCGAAGGCCTGATGGCGGGACTGGTGCGCCGGGCCTCCGACCGGGCCGCCTTTGCAGGCGCGGGCATCGGCACCATGGCGATCGCCGGAGTGCGCGCCACCACCGAAACGACGGTGCGCGAAGGGGGCGAGCCCTTGGCGTGCGTCGAGGGGACGCCTGCGGGCGCGGCGGAGCGGGCCGCCGTCTTTCCCGGTCACCTGCCGGACCGGATCGAGGATCTCTTCCCGCCCGGCATGGCGCAGGGCGAGCGTTATCATTTCGTGTCCTTCGCGCCCCCGCGCGTGAGGGAGCCCGAGCGCGGCCTGCCGCACATCCGCGTCGACCGCGCGCTCGACTGGCTGATCGGGGAGGCGGCGTCGTGA
- a CDS encoding TIGR01620 family protein — MSGEETRTHRRPGVFPAGQGQAEPGPDDWGAEVPVPQAAPVRPLPVAGRGWRPLGWAFGALGLLVSFWIGYEIDAMVRRFLADYPPLGYAALALAAVLVAGLLGFALREVLALRRLRRIDRLRRRAAGVLAAGRDAVAACEVAGEVRALYAGRPDAAWSAQGLDDALSGLMDGDAILHEVERRVLSPLDTAAQAAIRRAAARVTAVTAIAPAVGIDTAVVLANNVRLVREIAAIYGGRPGFMASSRLVREVAISLVFAGGMSVGDDILSQIAGHGLTAKISTRLGEGLVNGALTGRVGLIAMDMCRPLPFTAVKRPRLRDLVAGLADRIGRTSQEEGVQT; from the coding sequence GTGAGCGGCGAGGAGACGCGCACCCATCGTCGTCCCGGCGTCTTTCCGGCGGGGCAGGGACAGGCAGAGCCCGGACCGGACGACTGGGGCGCGGAGGTGCCCGTGCCGCAGGCCGCGCCGGTCCGCCCACTGCCCGTCGCGGGGCGGGGCTGGCGTCCGCTCGGCTGGGCGTTCGGCGCGCTGGGACTGCTCGTCAGCTTCTGGATCGGCTACGAGATCGACGCGATGGTGCGCCGCTTCTTGGCGGACTATCCGCCGCTCGGCTATGCGGCGCTCGCGCTTGCCGCGGTGCTCGTCGCTGGCTTGCTGGGTTTCGCGCTGCGCGAGGTGTTGGCGCTGCGCCGCCTGCGCCGCATCGACCGGCTGCGCCGCCGGGCGGCGGGCGTGCTGGCCGCGGGCCGCGACGCCGTTGCCGCATGCGAAGTGGCGGGCGAGGTGCGGGCGCTCTACGCCGGCCGGCCCGACGCGGCCTGGTCGGCGCAGGGGCTCGACGACGCGCTCTCGGGCCTGATGGACGGGGACGCGATCCTGCACGAGGTCGAACGCCGCGTGCTGAGCCCGCTCGACACCGCAGCCCAGGCGGCGATCCGCCGGGCGGCGGCGCGCGTGACCGCCGTCACGGCCATCGCGCCCGCGGTCGGCATCGACACCGCGGTGGTGCTCGCCAACAATGTCCGGCTGGTGCGCGAGATTGCGGCGATCTACGGCGGGCGTCCGGGCTTCATGGCGTCGTCGCGCCTCGTGCGCGAGGTGGCCATCAGCCTCGTCTTCGCAGGCGGCATGTCGGTCGGCGACGACATCCTCTCGCAGATCGCCGGCCACGGCCTGACCGCGAAGATCTCCACCCGCCTCGGCGAGGGACTGGTCAATGGCGCGCTGACGGGCCGCGTCGGCCTCATTGCCATGGACATGTGCCGGCCGCTGCCCTTCACCGCCGTGAAGCGCCCGCGGCTGCGCGATCTCGTGGCCGGCTTGGCCGACCGCATCGGGCGCACCTCGCAGGAGGAGGGCGTGCAGACCTGA
- a CDS encoding AEC family transporter gives MIGSIAPVLIPTFLLPLAGYLWSRSPVPFETAFVTRIVVYIGSPCLIFGTLAAADIPREAFLDMAGASVLAHFSFAALGAAVIWASRMHVRTYLAPFTLANGGNLGLPVCLFAFGQEGLALGISYFVIQSVLMFTFGVWLMSGQASLKPLLKMPMLYAAAAGIGVTVLEVEVPRWIMNTATLTGGMVIPLMLITLGVSLGRLNPKGLGRSLWLSLVKLAIGIGAGFLLADIFGMTGAARGVLILQCAMPAAVYTYLFTEHYGGRSEEVAGVVFVSTLLVVLALPPLVGYVLTTAS, from the coding sequence ATGATCGGGAGCATCGCGCCGGTACTGATACCGACGTTCCTTCTGCCGCTCGCGGGGTATCTCTGGTCGCGCTCGCCCGTCCCCTTCGAGACAGCGTTCGTCACGCGCATCGTCGTCTACATCGGCTCACCCTGCCTGATCTTCGGCACGCTTGCGGCCGCCGACATCCCGCGCGAGGCGTTTCTCGACATGGCGGGGGCGAGCGTCCTGGCGCATTTCAGCTTCGCGGCCCTGGGCGCGGCGGTGATCTGGGCCTCGCGGATGCACGTGCGGACCTATCTCGCGCCCTTCACGCTGGCCAATGGCGGCAATCTCGGCCTGCCGGTGTGCCTCTTCGCCTTCGGGCAGGAGGGGCTGGCACTGGGCATCAGCTATTTCGTCATCCAGTCGGTGCTGATGTTCACCTTCGGGGTATGGCTCATGTCCGGGCAGGCATCGCTGAAGCCCCTGCTCAAGATGCCGATGCTCTATGCCGCCGCGGCGGGTATTGGGGTCACCGTCCTCGAGGTCGAGGTTCCGCGCTGGATCATGAACACGGCGACGCTGACCGGCGGCATGGTGATTCCGCTGATGCTGATCACGCTCGGCGTCTCGCTCGGCCGGCTCAACCCGAAGGGGCTGGGGCGCAGCCTGTGGCTGTCGCTGGTCAAGCTCGCCATCGGCATCGGCGCGGGGTTCCTGCTGGCCGACATCTTCGGCATGACGGGTGCGGCGCGCGGCGTGCTGATCCTGCAATGCGCGATGCCCGCCGCCGTCTACACCTACCTCTTTACCGAGCATTACGGCGGCCGGTCCGAGGAGGTGGCGGGCGTCGTCTTCGTCTCGACGCTGCTCGTCGTGCTCGCCTTGCCGCCGCTTGTGGGCTATGTGCTCACCACCGCATCCTGA
- the gpt gene encoding xanthine phosphoribosyltransferase, translated as MSAPGEKGFPVSWDQLHRDGRALAWRLAERAPFAGLVTITRGGLVPAAIVARELGIRLIETVSIVSYDHKAQGEMQVLKPVSPELLERTNGGEGLLIVDDLVDTGKTARLVREMIPKAHFATVYAKPAGRPLVDTFVTEVSQDTWVYFPWDLGLQFVQPINRSAPL; from the coding sequence ATGAGCGCACCGGGCGAGAAGGGCTTTCCGGTTTCCTGGGACCAGCTGCACCGCGACGGCCGCGCGCTGGCGTGGCGGCTGGCGGAGCGTGCGCCGTTCGCCGGCCTCGTGACGATCACGCGCGGCGGGCTGGTGCCTGCGGCCATCGTCGCGCGGGAGCTTGGCATCCGCCTGATCGAGACCGTCTCCATCGTCTCCTACGACCACAAGGCGCAGGGCGAGATGCAGGTGCTGAAGCCCGTTTCGCCGGAACTGCTGGAGCGCACGAACGGCGGCGAGGGGCTGCTGATCGTCGACGACCTCGTCGACACGGGCAAGACCGCGCGCCTCGTCCGCGAGATGATCCCCAAGGCGCACTTCGCGACCGTCTACGCCAAGCCCGCGGGCCGTCCGCTGGTCGACACCTTCGTGACGGAGGTGAGCCAGGACACCTGGGTCTATTTCCCCTGGGACCTCGGGCTGCAGTTCGTCCAGCCGATCAACCGCAGCGCGCCGCTCTGA
- a CDS encoding hydantoinase/oxoprolinase family protein codes for MSLLLGLDTGGTFTDAVLFDEDRGVVAKAKALTTRADYAAGLGAAVADVLGRAEAVPGRIGLVSLSTTLATNAVVEGQGGRVALILVGLGEAALDRAGLRAALKGDPVAVVDGGHTATGREAMPLGEDAVRAFLAALDPGVTGVAVAGAFAVRNPAHEERVRDLVTAIKGLPVTCSHELTSALDGPRRALTAVLNARLIGLLARLVRDTGAMLASHGIRAPLMVVKGDGSLVSAHVALTHPIETVLSGPAASLVGARFLCGAEDALVSDIGGTTTDIAALEAGLPRLSADGAQVGGFRTMVRAVAMQTRGLGGDSEVRLVQRGLGLRVALGPRRAVPLSLLAGAHPGVGETLAAQAARARPAETDGRFLVSAGRAGAMADGLSRTEAAILEALGHGPQALEAVAPGRAALTAIDRLAARGLVLLAGPTPTDAAHVLGRDGRWDADAARAGLALLARTKDPRGRAFAPHAETVAARIADALTRASADALIDAGLAADGAEGLSAADPAIARALDGHRGTVSLSVRLDRPVIALGASAATWYPAIADLVGTRALIPEHADVANAIGAVAGHVRVAVDALVTQPEEGLFRIHVDGTPEDFPSLETAAAEAEARAATLARGRAREAGSGDVETRTEREDVVAHLDGGLVSFVEARIRVTAFGRPRIAG; via the coding sequence ATGAGCCTGCTGCTCGGCCTCGACACCGGTGGCACCTTCACCGACGCCGTGCTGTTCGACGAGGACCGTGGCGTCGTCGCCAAGGCGAAGGCGCTGACCACGCGCGCGGACTATGCGGCGGGCCTCGGCGCGGCGGTGGCGGACGTGCTGGGGCGGGCGGAGGCCGTGCCTGGCCGCATCGGCCTCGTCTCGCTCTCCACGACGCTCGCGACCAACGCCGTGGTGGAGGGACAGGGCGGGCGCGTGGCGCTGATCCTGGTCGGGCTGGGGGAGGCCGCGCTCGACCGCGCGGGGCTTCGTGCCGCGCTCAAGGGCGATCCCGTGGCGGTCGTCGATGGCGGGCACACGGCGACCGGGCGGGAAGCCATGCCGCTGGGCGAGGACGCGGTGCGCGCCTTCCTCGCCGCGCTGGATCCAGGCGTCACGGGCGTGGCGGTGGCGGGGGCCTTCGCCGTGCGCAACCCGGCGCACGAGGAGCGGGTGCGCGACCTCGTGACCGCCATCAAGGGGCTGCCCGTCACCTGCAGCCATGAACTGACCAGCGCGCTCGACGGACCGCGCCGGGCGCTGACGGCGGTGCTGAACGCACGGCTGATCGGCCTGCTCGCCCGGCTGGTGCGGGACACGGGCGCGATGCTCGCCAGCCACGGCATCCGCGCGCCGCTGATGGTGGTGAAGGGCGACGGCTCGCTGGTCAGCGCGCACGTGGCCCTGACCCATCCCATCGAGACGGTGCTGTCCGGGCCGGCGGCGAGCCTCGTCGGCGCGCGCTTCCTGTGCGGGGCCGAGGATGCGCTCGTCTCCGACATCGGGGGGACGACGACGGACATCGCGGCGCTCGAAGCCGGGCTGCCGCGGCTGAGCGCCGACGGCGCGCAGGTCGGCGGCTTCCGCACCATGGTGCGCGCGGTCGCCATGCAGACGCGCGGCCTCGGCGGCGACAGCGAGGTGCGGCTGGTGCAACGGGGCCTCGGCCTGCGGGTGGCGCTGGGGCCGCGGCGCGCGGTGCCGCTCTCTCTGCTCGCAGGCGCGCATCCGGGCGTGGGCGAGACGCTGGCGGCACAGGCGGCGCGCGCAAGGCCCGCGGAGACGGACGGGCGCTTTCTCGTTTCCGCCGGTCGGGCCGGGGCGATGGCGGACGGTCTCAGCCGGACGGAGGCCGCGATCCTGGAGGCGCTGGGCCACGGGCCGCAGGCGCTGGAGGCGGTCGCGCCGGGGCGCGCGGCGCTCACCGCCATCGACCGGTTGGCGGCGCGGGGCCTCGTGCTGCTGGCGGGACCGACGCCGACCGACGCCGCCCATGTGCTGGGCCGGGACGGACGCTGGGACGCAGACGCCGCGCGGGCGGGCCTCGCCCTGCTGGCGCGGACGAAGGATCCGCGCGGGCGCGCCTTCGCGCCGCATGCGGAAACCGTCGCCGCGCGCATCGCGGACGCGCTGACGCGGGCGTCGGCGGATGCGCTGATCGACGCAGGCCTCGCCGCCGACGGGGCGGAGGGACTGAGCGCCGCGGACCCCGCCATCGCGCGTGCGCTCGACGGCCATCGGGGCACGGTTTCGCTGAGCGTGCGGCTCGACCGCCCCGTGATCGCGCTGGGCGCATCCGCGGCAACCTGGTACCCGGCGATTGCGGACCTGGTGGGCACGCGGGCGCTGATCCCGGAGCATGCCGACGTCGCCAACGCCATCGGCGCGGTGGCGGGCCATGTGCGGGTCGCGGTCGACGCGCTGGTGACACAGCCCGAGGAGGGCCTGTTCCGCATCCACGTGGACGGCACGCCGGAGGACTTCCCGTCGCTCGAAACCGCGGCGGCGGAGGCGGAAGCGCGGGCCGCAACGCTCGCCAGAGGGCGGGCGCGGGAGGCAGGCTCGGGCGACGTGGAGACGCGGACCGAGCGCGAGGACGTCGTCGCCCACCTCGACGGCGGGCTCGTCAGCTTCGTGGAGGCGCGGATCCGCGTGACCGCCTTCGGACGGCCGCGGATCGCGGGCTAG
- a CDS encoding DUF547 domain-containing protein codes for MRILGLAVLFFAASLLVSPAPEAAPASRLVDAHWTAEGSDRAPDHEGWDSFVMRHVKPGADGVNRIDYGAVPVAVHQALKDHITRQEQVTVTALPRDAQFAYWVNLYNAVTVDLVLDAWPVDSIRKVKGGLFNLGPWDEKVVTVEGRALSLNDIEHGILRPIWKDARIHYAVNCASVGCPNLARRAWTAARVEEMLAEAARAYVNHPRGAAVRDGRLVVSSIYDWYMEDFGGTDAGVIAHLKAHADADLAAALDGITEIADDHYDWSVNGVRE; via the coding sequence ATGCGCATCCTCGGCCTTGCGGTCCTGTTTTTCGCGGCGAGCCTGCTCGTCTCCCCCGCGCCGGAGGCCGCCCCGGCGTCGCGGCTCGTCGATGCGCACTGGACGGCGGAAGGTAGCGACCGCGCGCCCGATCACGAGGGCTGGGACAGCTTCGTCATGCGCCATGTGAAACCCGGCGCAGACGGCGTGAACCGGATCGACTATGGCGCCGTCCCCGTTGCCGTGCACCAGGCGCTCAAGGACCATATCACCCGGCAGGAGCAGGTGACGGTGACCGCCCTGCCCCGCGACGCGCAGTTCGCCTACTGGGTCAACCTCTACAATGCGGTGACGGTCGACCTGGTGCTCGACGCCTGGCCGGTGGACAGCATCCGCAAGGTGAAGGGCGGGCTGTTCAACCTCGGCCCCTGGGACGAGAAGGTCGTCACCGTCGAGGGACGCGCGCTGTCCCTCAACGATATCGAGCACGGCATCCTGCGCCCGATCTGGAAGGACGCGCGGATCCACTATGCGGTCAATTGCGCCTCCGTCGGCTGCCCGAACCTCGCGCGCCGTGCGTGGACCGCGGCCCGTGTCGAGGAGATGCTGGCGGAAGCCGCACGCGCCTATGTCAACCACCCGCGCGGCGCGGCGGTCAGGGACGGGCGGCTCGTCGTCTCCTCGATCTACGACTGGTACATGGAGGACTTCGGCGGCACCGACGCCGGCGTCATCGCGCACCTGAAGGCCCATGCCGACGCGGACCTGGCCGCCGCGCTCGACGGCATAACGGAGATCGCCGACGACCATTACGACTGGTCCGTCAACGGCGTGCGGGAATAG
- a CDS encoding TspO/MBR family protein has protein sequence MKQRQSYFGLLGFLVATFAVSVMGGVATSSSVDTWYRELAKPEITPPDWVFPVAWTILYVLMAIAAWRVWRAIAETGHGRRALAAWWVQLGLNLAWSVIFFGLRAPGVALIELVLLAAAIAVTIALFLKVDRIAAALMFPYAAWVTYAAVLNGAIVALNA, from the coding sequence ATGAAGCAGCGCCAGAGCTATTTCGGCCTCCTGGGCTTTCTCGTCGCGACCTTCGCGGTCTCGGTGATGGGTGGCGTTGCGACGTCGAGCAGCGTCGACACCTGGTACCGGGAGCTTGCCAAGCCCGAGATCACGCCGCCCGACTGGGTGTTTCCCGTCGCCTGGACCATCCTCTACGTGCTGATGGCGATCGCGGCCTGGCGCGTCTGGCGCGCCATCGCGGAGACGGGGCACGGGCGGCGCGCGCTCGCGGCGTGGTGGGTGCAGCTCGGCCTCAACCTCGCGTGGTCGGTGATCTTCTTCGGGCTGCGGGCGCCGGGCGTGGCGCTGATCGAGCTTGTCCTGCTCGCCGCCGCCATCGCCGTGACCATCGCGCTGTTCCTCAAGGTCGACCGGATCGCCGCGGCCCTGATGTTCCCCTATGCGGCCTGGGTGACCTATGCCGCCGTGCTGAACGGCGCAATCGTGGCCCTCAATGCGTGA